In the Hydractinia symbiolongicarpus strain clone_291-10 chromosome 13, HSymV2.1, whole genome shotgun sequence genome, TCAATAAAACTTCCTAAAGTAAAACTTTCAACATCAAAGAagtcattttattattttggagCAAAATTATATAATGAGCTCCCTTCGCATATAAAACCTGAAGAAAATATTCAAGGATTTAAGATTTTGTTAAATGATcacgatttttaaagttttttgcgTCTGTTAACACTTTACTTTGCCTTCCTCTTTCTGTGCAGtccactttttttttaatcatctgTGGTGCTTTTGATTTTCCTTTCAATTTTTCCCAAAGTGCCCTTTTCCTTACTTATTCAACCTTGACATTTTGTTTTAACtgataatttttatatacatatattttactaattttttacttattttattaatttctactgaagttatttttttaaaatcaaattgcGACGGAATTTTTATAATAAGCTAGTCGTTCGCCGTCCAAAATTAGACGGGAAATCGTCCTCCTTACGTATTTGCCGCATCGCAATTCCGTGCATCCCTGTATGCCTCTTAGCATGCAGTAATGGAATTTACTTAAACGGGGGTTATTACTATAATTAGATATGCAGTTATAATGCGGTTTTCGATTTCGAAAATATTGCAGAAAGATCATAGGAATATAAGCTACCACTTAGAACAGACAGATAAAATATGGTAGAAATTGCGtcgaaaaaatatcgttaaTGGCAACAGTAACTTTAttacaattaataaatttttttattgaaacataATACATCACATACCTTAACAAATGTAACAATaaagtttacataaaaaatgGATTAACAATGTCGCTAGGTTAAGTTAATTCTTGCAAATACTTAGTTAGTGAATGAAAACTCGGTCAAAGTTCTCGAAAACGTCTTAACGTCGATCTTTACGgtcaaaagtaaattttttcgGAATTACGTTAGATGCAATTGTTAAAGGAATGTATCTTTTCCAACAACCATACTAGCTATGCTTCTGTAAACTACTTTACATTCttaattcattaatttttttgtgcaaTATTAATCGGGAAAATGTATTTCCACCTGTTCTTCGTTTATTCGAAAACATCTGCGCAATTCCAAAACCTTGTAGCTCTAAAAAAAACCTATATCTAAGAGCCACTAGCTGGCTAGAAATCCATAAACTACGTGCACTGAATCTAACTTTAGTCAAATTTATTGCAAATTGAGATAGTTACAAATTGCAACAGCACAGGATCTGGGTATTATAATAAGAATGTTTTTCAGTTTGATAAAGATAATTTTGCGCAAATTTCTTTCAATATTAGAAGAAAgcacatttgaaaaaaaaatgatttaagaaAAGCGAATAACTAAGGTCGTCCTTTTTtcctaaataaaattaaacattattgattcattttatatttgatgATGCATGCAGACTTCATTTTTATCATTGATGATATCACTTTGCATTGCAGCTGCCACATCTGCATTTAACAATGCTGCATAAACTGAATCAGTGCGCACCAACTCGATTACTTCTTCATAGGATTCCTTGAGAATCAGTTTGGAGTTATAAACCTTTTTCGCCACATGTGCTTCTGTTGAGTTGCTCAAGACTGCCACCATTTGATTATTTATGTCTATTCCTGATACACCTGAGACGTTCTCAGAAACTGTTGCTGTAAGTATCGCAGCCATAGACAAAGTGAGAAGAATCCCAGCACTGAAGTATTTCGGAACAAGTCATTGTGACTAAGCTACACCAAATTCCAGTTGGTGCTCCTTTGAAAAATGACTCTGATATCTCGGGATTTCTTTTCCGTTCGACAAACCAAATAAGAATGCCAACGCAAATAGCAGTTAGAATGGTCACGATGGCAACCTGAGTGCTATTCAGAAGTCCTTGCCATGTTTTGTAGAGTAGTTCTATTCTGTACCTTCGCACAACAACTACCATGTGTTTCGATATCATAAGCTTATAAAGCAAATGGTCAGGTTACAGTTTCATCAGGCTTTGACTAGCTTTACTTTAAAACAAAACTGGACCCACAATGTGAAAATGTTATCTTTGAAATGTGTAGAAATATTTTGCAGTAAAATTTGATTGTATTCTTTTCGTGATGAAGCGACTCGAACCATTTCTATCAATTTATTTGTCGACTGATGGTGACTGTGGTCTTTCCGATTCTTTATTATGTCAATTATTATTCCCTTCAACATATTATTTCCATTATAGATGAAAGGTTTTTGTTCCCAATACGGTACTCGCATTAGGATAGTCTTATTAGGTTTAGCCAACAATACATTTGCCAACAAAAAGCCAGTTATAATCAAAATAATTATATGTCGATACATGTCTGAACTAAAATCAACGTATTTTTTCTAAGCTTTATCTtgttcatttttcttaatttttatcgttGAGATTTTATCGAATTCTATGGTTTTTTGGTTTGGTGCATGAcgttttttcaataaataagaaaataaactttggaaagttaataaagttgttttaaccctattcggtccggggtttttcgaacatactatgactatgaggggggggggggcggattccgccccccccttaATGACTTTtgatagggttgttcaaattgaatcaaacttggcacacttatattacgtcataaaaggaacaaaatggcgccaataaacttttgcttgcgtcagcacattttctgtgacgtcatcagaagcttgaaaattgttaaaaatgccactatctgcttgaaatataattacttttgttctagagcgaatttttacattctgtttgaagtttctgaaagctaaataaaagttatttaacatatcttccgttttttacatggatcggataaaaaattgccaaaaattgcccgaaaatccgttttttccgattttcgggtaaaattaaaaaaatcgggaaatcggattagtcacgtgttcaaattattccaaatgatttttcttgataaaacaaagttgtgttgcaagtttcaagttctaaggataatcctaacaggagttattatattttccccattataaggatttcatagagatttttaggggtagtttcaagtaatggccaatatcaaagcctctgaaagatatgggacctaaaaaattagcatgcaggtgtctaatagataaatgttgaaactcagtaagtatcatagccatataacaaagcaatcaggagttattaaaaaaaaaccgtcagggggggcggaatccgcccccccccccccccccggaccgaatagggttaagcaaTGTTCAACCTTGTGGGGGGATAtcagctttttttatttaaaaaattttatttaaagtaaAGAACATAAATTATTAAGACAAATCcaactttgtttttcttgaCACGATTTTGTTAATTTGGTTAATCACGCGTATATGTTAGCTGACAATAAACATTTTAAGGTCTGTAACACATATGCATAATCTTATAATTATAATGTAAGATTGTCTAATTAGAATTGTGTCCGTCATTTTGGAAATATAAGTGATGCTTTTTGCATCCTATTCATTTTAATCATGCAGCCTAGATCCTAAAAAGTTATGGGCTGCATAATAATGCTTAACATCGGCAGTTGGAGAGATAACTTGAAATGAAAAACCAATGTCTATCtggaaaagaaaaaaggaaaacaaaactTGATATATTACGCTACAAGTAAAACCTGCTGTGTTTGGTGAGTTcttaagttaaaaacaaaagtaatttaaagtaTATAAGAAATTATGCATATTCCTATGGGTATTATTATTATGTATAAAAGCTAGGGTTAGGGTTTGTGCTATTATTATAATGCATAATAACCAGTTAATATGCATAATTCCTGCATTTATCACGAGTATTGGGTCCCCCTTTTTAATTATCCGTATGATGATAGATAAGGAAAGTAAAACCAATACTTAATAAGTAAAAATCTAGTTTGCTGTAACAGATAAAAATATAGCTAGTTTTAACCTGCGTTATGTGGGTTGAAAAAGCAAGCTAATTATTGCTTTAGCAAGGCAAAAATtaattagttagctagctaatgtgtTTAATGCATGCTTATTCCCCAGATGTGTAGTGGTGATCCCTacgatcttaggttatttggtagaTTTCtaattcttaaaatgtgctaattgttgctgacgtcagcgtagtcatttttcacaaatttcggAGTCTTCATGGGCCCTGACGCCGATGATTTCGGTGTGCGGTCGCCTTAGAGAATGTCACTAGCAACTTTTTAACGCTTTCTGATTGCTCtacgtgtgtgcaaaagtagcgacgTTGCAGCCTGCCGATTGGATAGCGTTAAACTGTTCTACAAAACCTGCTTTTGtctcaaaacatttttgtcaaaGTAGCTGAATATTTAAGGGCTAAATCTTACCGCCTATTTTGTCGCCAGAAACCATAGcaataattaagaaaaaaataacttccGCCACTATCACTACAATGCCGTAAAAAGCAATTTTGTTTTGTAGGACTTAGCTTAGTGTTTTCGCGAAAGCAAATCacggaagaaaagaaaaaaagtaaaaaattagcgTCTTTATAATGGCGGAAAATGCATTACCTTTTTTTCTGCAAGTTATTCTAAGCATCGCAAATTTTTCCTTTCTCTCCTTACTATTTCCTACAATGTCGGAAAGAAATACTTCACTGATCAGAAGGTGACTAGGtcgtattaaaaaaaataaaaaaatactgcaTTGTCTTTTACATTGTACGTATAGTCTGAAAGTGAGTAGCGTTCGATCCACGATCCCTAGCAGTGGCATCCTATTTTTCATGCCTATTTTATTACCTTAAAGGAACGAATTTtcgcaaaaacaaattttcgtaaAGTTAGAAAGACTTCAAAGTTTGCGAAAGTTAAATTTACGGAATTacgctaaaaaaacatttttctctgAATTTTTACAGTTGTTCAACGTCTTTTATGCAGGAGACTGCCGAAGTAGAAATccacatatatataaataaagctATTTCTATAAATAACCGAACAGCGTCACTTGGCCAATACTCTTCAGCCAAATAAACAAGGTAAAAATTCGCTATTTCATTTCCAAAATGGGCACATTAAGACATAAACTGGTCCAATAATGTAACTATGTTTTTAAAGCGATACTAACATCATAAGTGGTACTGAAGTAGTAGAACGTACAAACGAGTCGGTAACAAAAAACACAAGGCTCACACGTACTTGTAATTTGCTTTCCTTCCACACTGTGTGTACATTAACGAAAATTATAAAGTTTCTCGTGAGATTCGCTTTGGTTtgtgtaatatcagaaaaaccgGGAAATAATTTTCAGAAGCttcaaataaaatgttaaagtagCATTTTAGTCGACCTTTAGGTTCCTGATGACGGCACAGAAAAATTACTGACATAATCTTTGTATGACATAGTAtaagtatatataatataaattaataatgaaaaattaatttactgAAACCAAAAATATGTGAAGCTACATGCGTCAATATTCTAACAAGACACTATGGAAAATTTGGATTGTATTTACAGAATGTTCTTACCTCCCGAAGGCTTTAATCACAGGTAAATAGGTTAATAAATCAATTCAAATCCAAATTTCTTGTGCTTATTCATTTCTTTCCCTTTCTTATGCTCTTCTGCTCAAACTTGTGTttactttaaatattaaaagtaaATTCTCCTACAATTTGCACATCAACATTGTTCTGTATCGTCCTGTTATTGATCACTAGATGGTCTTTAACTCCATCTTCAATTCCTTTACCGTCTTATCCACATTGTCATTATCCTGTTTATCTTTCCATGTTAAATTGTTTTGTCTTTTGAAATGAAACATCGTTCCCATCAGTGTTAAACTTGCTACGATTCCTATCAATATTCTAAAGAATATTCTGTCAAGTAAATTGGACACGGAATCGTAATACACTGATTCAATCTTAAGCTTTGGTTGGTATTCTTTAAAAGCGGACAACCAAGTTTCTTCAGCTCTCTCAACCGCACATTTCCAATATGGTGAGGCGTCGTTATTATTTGACAATAAGACAGATATGTCAATAATGGCAGGAACTGTGTATATAATTTTAAGCGGTGTCAGCACATTATTTGCAGTGATGTTGTCTTGATATGCAAATGCAATTTCTTCGTTCATAAAACCAGCAAAAACATTTCCCCTATGAACTTCTCTTATCAATGCCTCATAGCTTGTAACACTGACATTATCTGCTTTGTAATCCTCTCTAGCAATTCTTTCTTCGTAAGAATCTTCCACTACTGCAACACGTCTTTTATATATCCCTAGATCACCAGTGCCACTAACAGCAGCTGTTACTGTTCCCGTAATAACACACAGTATTACCATCCCAGTATACATTAAAACACAAGACAAAATTCTTCCTAGTAGTGACTTAGGGACTACATCTCCATAACCAACTGTTGTAAGTGTTATGAAGCTCCACCATATGCCAGTTAATGTTCCTGCTAAGAAAGATTCGTTAAAGTTGTTGTTATCCTTTCTTTCTAGTATCCAGATTAGAATACCAAACATAACAATCAATAACGCAGCCAAAATTAATGTATGTTTACAACTTGACAACCTTCTGATAAACTTGTTGTACAATGATATTTTGTCCCGCGTAACAATAACTGCTATTGCTGTTGATCTGTGGAAAGTGTATCGAGACAATTTTCGTTTCCTAAGATGTTCAGTATCTAACCGAAGATGTACCATAGGTCCCCACATTGCATTTTTTCTGGAAATACCTGCTAATTGGTTTGTTTTGTATGATATACTCAAATTCCTGAATAATTGTAAAAATTCCTCCTGGTTATTACTTCGGTGTCGATATTGAACAAATTCTGCAGTattattttcatcatttttattttcaaaacaatacGATGCTATTGCACGGAAGGTCTTTGGAAAGATACcatcaatttcgtttttctgatttgtaaaaatatatggTCTTAAATCCCAGTACACCATATTATATAGCGTATTTCGGCATTGGTATATGTTGACTTGTTGCAGGAAACAAAGCAGGAACATGCTAAAAATTTGCATTCTGTTATTCTATAAAGCAAAGGTGATCTAGTTATTATAATGTCATATCTCGAATTTTATTACTTTCATTTGTCAAACACACGAGCACGAacgttaaaaattttttccgatatcCTCCAAAGTTGATAAAATTATAGTTATTTGTTAGTATCGTCGTGTATGAGGCTTATCATCAGTATGGGTAGACTAACTTTAAAATTGACATTAAGTGTTATTTGATTATCAATTTGTCGACATTTGAGTTCTCTTTTGCTGTAGTTTT is a window encoding:
- the LOC130623949 gene encoding uncharacterized protein LOC130623949 — translated: MQIFSMFLLCFLQQVNIYQCRNTLYNMVYWDLRPYIFTNQKNEIDGIFPKTFRAIASYCFENKNDENNTAEFVQYRHRSNNQEEFLQLFRNLSISYKTNQLAGISRKNAMWGPMVHLRLDTEHLRKRKLSRYTFHRSTAIAVIVTRDKISLYNKFIRRLSSCKHTLILAALLIVMFGILIWILERKDNNNFNESFLAGTLTGIWWSFITLTTVGYGDVVPKSLLGRILSCVLMYTGMVILCVITGTVTAAVSGTGDLGIYKRRVAVVEDSYEERIAREDYKADNVSVTSYEALIREVHRGNVFAGFMNEEIAFAYQDNITANNVLTPLKIIYTVPAIIDISVLLSNNNDASPYWKCAVERAEETWLSAFKEYQPKLKIESVYYDSVSNLLDRIFFRILIGIVASLTLMGTMFHFKRQNNLTWKDKQDNDNVDKTVKELKMELKTI